One genomic segment of Acidimicrobiales bacterium includes these proteins:
- a CDS encoding cytochrome c — protein sequence MTTLLLASTQRTVGWVLASIVLVGMGIYLLFNFRIGKREVGSEIELAPNRISHADDDLLETRLLDRNLAWSLVTLTVVSLVLPLYWLMEPARQDNAAYGWVKRFEKRGANSFEEACVSCHGPGGVGGVASFTIAGADGGFVAQVDWKAPALTTVLSRFSESEVEHILNYGRPGSPMPAWGLAGGGPMTSQQVHQLIVYLRSIQLSPEDAAAEVASGLEAGARAIVTERDSGLTDSADIAVAVDAWLAQAADPTSSDYLAYGGLLFNNPAAQGANSCARCHTPGFSYGASSNTATAQLISEWPLLAETGILTGYQPGAGHVGPSLAGVETHFSTPASQEDFIRSGSEVGVGYGNARAGTGGMPGFGGRVDDLDVIGTVVRSRILTPEQIAAIVAYERSL from the coding sequence ATGACCACACTCCTCCTCGCAAGCACGCAGCGGACCGTCGGCTGGGTCCTGGCGTCCATTGTCCTGGTCGGGATGGGCATCTACCTCCTGTTCAACTTCCGGATCGGCAAACGCGAGGTCGGCTCCGAGATCGAGTTAGCACCCAATCGGATCAGTCACGCCGACGACGATCTGCTGGAAACCCGCCTACTGGACCGGAACCTGGCCTGGTCGCTGGTGACGCTGACCGTGGTCTCACTGGTTCTGCCCCTCTACTGGTTGATGGAACCGGCTCGTCAGGACAACGCCGCATACGGATGGGTCAAACGGTTCGAAAAGCGCGGGGCGAATAGCTTCGAGGAGGCTTGCGTTAGCTGTCACGGCCCGGGCGGGGTGGGTGGCGTGGCCTCCTTTACTATCGCTGGTGCCGATGGCGGTTTCGTAGCTCAGGTGGACTGGAAAGCGCCGGCACTAACCACGGTGCTGAGTCGCTTCAGCGAGTCGGAAGTGGAACACATCCTCAACTACGGCCGGCCAGGGAGTCCTATGCCTGCGTGGGGCCTTGCTGGCGGCGGGCCGATGACTTCCCAGCAGGTTCACCAACTAATCGTTTACCTGCGCTCGATCCAGTTGTCGCCTGAGGACGCTGCTGCTGAGGTGGCCAGCGGCCTGGAGGCTGGAGCGAGGGCCATCGTGACAGAACGCGATTCTGGACTCACCGATTCCGCCGACATTGCCGTAGCCGTCGACGCCTGGCTCGCCCAGGCAGCTGATCCGACGAGCAGTGACTACCTTGCCTACGGAGGGTTACTTTTCAATAACCCGGCTGCCCAGGGTGCTAACAGTTGCGCTCGGTGCCACACCCCTGGCTTTTCCTACGGTGCGTCCAGTAACACGGCGACCGCTCAACTCATTTCCGAATGGCCACTTCTCGCTGAGACTGGGATCCTCACCGGGTATCAGCCCGGTGCTGGACATGTCGGCCCGAGCCTGGCCGGTGTCGAGACCCACTTTTCGACGCCAGCCAGCCAAGAAGATTTCATCCGGAGCGGGTCCGAGGTTGGGGTTGGTTACGGCAACGCTCGTGCAGGAACCGGAGGGATGCCCGGGTTCGGCGGACGGGTCGACGACCTCGACGTGATCGGCACAGTCGTCCGGTCCCGCATCCTTACCCCGGAGCAGATCGCCGCCATCGTGGCGTACGAGAGGAGTCTCTGA
- a CDS encoding Rieske 2Fe-2S domain-containing protein, whose protein sequence is MGVAIAVVLLVVLAAVVLVSASKRRDRSASGLSRETRKRDRANPVLAGQSSSAPTGREVEAAAAAARSDDVVTVESAPLEPFVAPDPMALGVSRRQFFNRSLVGMMGLGLSGFGGASLAFLWPQGVSGFGSKIKVGNIVELLADIETSNGFLYKPQGRMWITAYPNGAVEKARATYSAPELAGMTAGVEGGFEAGVVALYQKCPHLGCRVPNCVSSQWFECPCHGSQYNQVGEKRGGPAPRGMDRFATSVSNGVLTVDTGTIVQGPPIGTNTTGQEAEGPNCIGQADGH, encoded by the coding sequence ATGGGCGTCGCCATCGCTGTCGTACTGCTGGTCGTTCTAGCTGCTGTCGTATTAGTCAGCGCCTCGAAGCGGCGTGATCGCAGCGCTTCCGGCCTTTCGCGGGAGACCCGGAAGCGGGACAGGGCCAACCCAGTGCTCGCCGGACAGAGTTCGTCGGCCCCGACCGGTCGCGAGGTGGAAGCCGCCGCCGCGGCCGCGCGCTCGGACGATGTGGTCACCGTCGAGTCGGCCCCGCTCGAGCCATTCGTGGCTCCCGATCCAATGGCCCTAGGAGTCAGTCGTCGCCAGTTTTTCAACCGCAGCCTGGTCGGCATGATGGGCCTAGGCCTGTCGGGATTCGGCGGAGCCTCCCTCGCCTTTCTTTGGCCCCAGGGCGTAAGTGGCTTCGGTTCCAAGATCAAGGTCGGCAACATCGTGGAACTGCTAGCCGACATTGAGACCAGCAACGGCTTCCTCTACAAGCCTCAGGGTCGCATGTGGATCACCGCCTACCCGAACGGTGCCGTGGAGAAGGCTCGGGCCACCTACTCGGCTCCCGAACTCGCAGGAATGACGGCCGGCGTTGAAGGTGGATTCGAGGCCGGTGTTGTCGCCCTCTACCAGAAGTGTCCACACCTGGGATGTCGGGTCCCAAACTGCGTGTCATCGCAGTGGTTCGAGTGCCCCTGCCACGGTTCGCAATACAACCAGGTAGGCGAGAAGCGGGGCGGCCCGGCCCCCCGCGGCATGGACCGCTTTGCCACTTCGGTATCCAACGGCGTCCTGACCGTAGACACAGGCACCATCGTTCAGGGCCCACCCATCGGGACCAACACCACCGGCCAGGAGGCCGAGGGCCCGAACTGCATAGGCCAGGCAGACGGCCACTAG
- a CDS encoding menaquinol-cytochrome c reductase cytochrome b subunit produces MTEIPEHLRKRAEAARAKAQSDASGDTPSAKAPADEAPAGDAPAVDEKIPGHLLDRGTPASDLPAPPTGGPAVPTGGSGPDGHNQRLLTVVKSGSIQDTKATPQDKVHVWPHLLLAEFLAALAVTAFLLLFSIVVNAPLLELADFNKTPNPSKAPWYFLGLQELLTMFHPMVAGVTIPGIGLFLLILAPYIDKNPSKRPEDRKFAISLMSVHLMFWAVLVMIGSFFRGPGFNFVFPWNSGVFFEL; encoded by the coding sequence ATGACCGAGATTCCTGAACATCTCCGGAAGAGGGCAGAGGCCGCCCGGGCCAAAGCACAGTCCGATGCGAGTGGCGATACGCCGTCGGCCAAAGCGCCGGCTGATGAGGCCCCAGCCGGTGACGCCCCAGCCGTCGATGAGAAGATCCCCGGACACCTCCTGGACCGGGGGACGCCGGCCTCCGACCTGCCGGCCCCGCCGACCGGCGGACCGGCCGTCCCAACTGGGGGCAGTGGTCCTGATGGGCACAACCAGCGACTGTTGACCGTCGTCAAGTCGGGCTCCATCCAGGACACCAAGGCCACCCCGCAGGACAAGGTCCATGTCTGGCCCCACCTATTGCTGGCCGAGTTCCTAGCCGCTTTGGCCGTCACGGCGTTCCTGCTGCTCTTTTCGATCGTCGTGAACGCTCCGTTGCTGGAACTGGCTGACTTCAACAAGACACCGAACCCGTCGAAGGCCCCGTGGTACTTCCTTGGTCTGCAGGAACTCCTCACCATGTTCCATCCCATGGTGGCTGGTGTGACCATCCCCGGCATTGGCCTGTTCCTCCTCATCCTGGCGCCCTACATCGACAAGAACCCGTCGAAGCGCCCTGAAGACCGCAAGTTCGCCATCTCCTTAATGAGCGTTCACCTCATGTTCTGGGCCGTTCTAGTCATGATCGGATCGTTCTTCCGAGGTCCTGGTTTCAACTTCGTCTTCCCGTGGAACTCTGGCGTCTTCTTCGAGTTGTGA
- a CDS encoding cytochrome b N-terminal domain-containing protein, with protein MADDKKPAGQALQEQLGQLTDQVQGSQAWSSIFRPGSIFRKGYNDSPRNRSYVIMNSVLYHLHPVKVKRHAVKVSYTLCLGGLSFFLFIHLTVTGIFLMFFYRPTTAMAWSDIQTLQTAVGFGLLVRNMHRWAAHLMVLSVFLHMARVFYHGAYKPPREFNWVIGVMLLQFTLLLSFTGYLLPWDQLALWAVTVGTNMIGFTPVFGDQVRFVLLGGVEIGTDTLLRWYTLHVLMLPFVLVIFLAIHFWRVRKDGGISGPL; from the coding sequence GTGGCTGACGACAAGAAGCCAGCCGGACAGGCACTACAGGAACAGTTGGGCCAGCTGACCGACCAGGTCCAGGGTTCTCAGGCCTGGAGCTCCATCTTCCGCCCCGGGTCGATCTTCCGAAAGGGATACAACGACAGCCCCCGTAACCGGTCCTACGTGATCATGAATAGCGTCCTCTACCACCTCCACCCCGTGAAGGTGAAACGGCACGCAGTGAAGGTCAGTTACACCCTTTGCCTGGGTGGCCTGAGTTTCTTCCTGTTTATTCACCTGACCGTCACCGGCATCTTCCTGATGTTCTTCTACCGGCCGACTACCGCCATGGCATGGTCCGATATCCAGACCCTGCAAACCGCGGTCGGTTTCGGTCTGCTGGTGCGCAACATGCACAGATGGGCGGCCCACCTCATGGTGCTGTCCGTATTCCTTCACATGGCCCGGGTCTTCTACCACGGGGCCTACAAACCGCCCCGGGAGTTCAACTGGGTAATCGGAGTCATGTTGCTGCAGTTCACCCTTCTCCTGTCGTTCACCGGCTACCTACTCCCATGGGACCAGTTGGCCCTCTGGGCGGTGACGGTGGGAACGAACATGATCGGCTTCACGCCCGTGTTTGGTGACCAGGTCCGGTTCGTGCTGCTCGGCGGCGTCGAGATCGGCACCGACACCCTGCTCCGCTGGTACACCCTCCACGTCCTGATGCTCCCGTTCGTGCTTGTCATCTTCTTGGCGATTCACTTCTGGCGGGTCCGCAAGGACGGCGGCATCTCGGGCCCGCTGTAG
- a CDS encoding 4Fe-4S binding protein, whose product MSVTDANPPHPTFVDDYVLREVDTDWMETNNRVKTFIHIDQSECIMCEGCVDICPWKCIHMVSPDAVADSVGTEQPGTDPSDHVIFTIDDDVCTRCALCVDRCPTGVIILGKCSDAPADGDAHQRTNTHGYSYGMRLG is encoded by the coding sequence ATGAGCGTCACCGACGCCAACCCGCCACACCCGACCTTCGTTGACGACTACGTACTGCGCGAGGTCGACACCGACTGGATGGAGACCAACAACCGGGTTAAGACGTTCATCCACATCGACCAGTCCGAATGCATCATGTGCGAGGGCTGTGTCGACATTTGCCCATGGAAGTGCATCCACATGGTTTCCCCGGACGCCGTGGCCGACTCGGTCGGTACCGAACAACCGGGTACCGATCCCAGCGACCACGTGATCTTCACCATCGACGACGACGTGTGCACCCGGTGTGCCCTGTGCGTCGACCGTTGTCCCACCGGCGTGATCATCCTCGGTAAGTGCAGCGACGCGCCGGCCGATGGCGACGCCCACCAGCGCACCAACACCCACGGATACAGCTACGGGATGCGGTTGGGCTGA
- a CDS encoding cytochrome c, translated as MTEIPEHLLKRSKAAKAKATGTPDEATEASTESAAAPAAPAAPAAPATPTPVVEELPAPLAPYVAAAQTRKKIPWWAASGLLLLPIWAISYVGTLERPPQEATGVMAEGLHVYESRCASCHGATGAGGSGHALANGEVLATFPTAAAHIEWVAKGSDSFGLGNPYGAADQARIVEGGMPGWADVLTTEELVGVVLHERARLSGSKDDAALAEALDHAIHSGELDLQGHLDPTTVTVDEIQAILDSVAHDDGH; from the coding sequence TTGACCGAGATCCCCGAACACCTCCTGAAGCGGTCCAAAGCCGCCAAGGCCAAGGCGACCGGCACTCCCGACGAGGCCACGGAGGCATCCACCGAATCGGCAGCTGCCCCGGCTGCCCCGGCTGCCCCGGCTGCCCCGGCGACACCTACTCCCGTCGTCGAGGAACTACCTGCTCCGCTTGCCCCCTACGTGGCCGCCGCCCAGACCCGCAAGAAAATCCCCTGGTGGGCGGCCAGCGGCCTCCTGCTTCTACCCATCTGGGCCATCTCCTACGTCGGCACCCTGGAACGCCCCCCGCAGGAAGCCACCGGGGTCATGGCCGAGGGGCTACACGTCTATGAGTCCCGCTGCGCCAGTTGCCACGGAGCCACCGGCGCTGGCGGGAGCGGCCACGCCCTGGCGAACGGCGAGGTGCTGGCCACCTTCCCGACCGCGGCGGCCCACATCGAGTGGGTAGCCAAGGGCTCCGACAGTTTCGGTCTCGGCAACCCTTACGGCGCCGCCGACCAGGCTCGCATCGTGGAGGGCGGTATGCCCGGCTGGGCCGACGTCCTGACGACCGAGGAGCTGGTCGGTGTGGTGCTCCACGAGCGGGCCCGTCTGAGCGGTTCCAAAGACGACGCGGCGCTGGCCGAGGCCCTTGACCACGCGATCCACAGTGGTGAGTTGGACCTGCAGGGCCACCTCGACCCGACCACAGTCACCGTCGACGAGATCCAGGCCATCCTGGACTCCGTCGCCCACGACGACGGACACTGA
- a CDS encoding geranylgeranyl reductase family protein, producing the protein MSDHVRDLLVVGGGPAGAATAYWAATHGLDTVVVERKEFPRDKTCGDGLTPRAVHQLEEMGLGSRLEKYHRFDGLRAIAHGRTLEMAWPDHPTYPAYGYVVRRCDLDTFVADHAVGAGATLLQGTEAVRPIDPPSGSPDGAIGGALLLDKASGTEHQLRARHVVVADGANSRFGRTLGTERDRAYPMGMAIRGYFESPLHDDPWIESSLDVRDRHGNAMPGYGWIFPVGNGTINVGIGLLSTFRDYKDINTSHMFEEFARTLPEHWQIDPTRPIAPPTGGRLPMAGSVGPKAGPNWLVVGDAAGAVNPFNGEGIDYAYETGRLAASLIAEATARNDDALLSRYPDLLDEEYGLYFKVARLFSKVIGNPTLVRELTRVGMRSRPLMEWALRIMANLLRDEERGTAEAAYSAIAGVVRLVPDRLVDA; encoded by the coding sequence ATGAGCGACCACGTCCGCGACCTGCTGGTCGTCGGTGGCGGCCCGGCCGGGGCGGCCACCGCGTACTGGGCTGCCACCCACGGCCTAGACACAGTGGTCGTCGAGCGCAAGGAGTTCCCCCGCGACAAGACTTGTGGCGACGGCCTCACGCCCCGGGCCGTCCACCAGCTTGAGGAGATGGGCCTCGGGTCGAGGCTTGAGAAATACCACCGGTTCGATGGGCTCCGGGCCATCGCCCACGGCCGGACCCTGGAGATGGCATGGCCCGACCACCCCACGTACCCGGCCTACGGATACGTGGTCCGACGCTGCGACCTTGACACCTTCGTGGCCGACCACGCGGTGGGTGCCGGAGCCACCCTCCTACAGGGAACCGAAGCAGTCCGACCAATTGACCCACCATCTGGTTCGCCCGACGGAGCCATCGGCGGCGCCCTGCTGCTCGACAAGGCCAGCGGAACAGAACACCAACTGCGGGCCCGGCATGTGGTGGTGGCCGACGGGGCCAACTCCCGGTTCGGCCGGACCCTTGGCACCGAACGGGACCGGGCCTATCCCATGGGCATGGCCATCCGCGGCTACTTCGAGAGCCCCCTCCACGACGACCCGTGGATCGAGTCCTCCCTGGACGTCCGGGACCGGCATGGCAACGCCATGCCCGGTTACGGCTGGATCTTCCCGGTGGGCAACGGGACCATCAACGTTGGAATTGGGCTGCTGTCCACCTTCCGGGACTACAAGGACATCAACACCAGCCACATGTTCGAGGAGTTCGCCCGGACCCTGCCCGAGCACTGGCAGATCGACCCGACCCGTCCCATCGCCCCGCCAACCGGTGGACGCCTGCCCATGGCCGGATCGGTGGGCCCCAAGGCCGGGCCCAACTGGTTGGTGGTCGGCGACGCCGCCGGCGCAGTAAACCCGTTCAACGGGGAGGGCATCGACTACGCCTACGAGACCGGTCGCCTGGCCGCCTCGCTGATCGCCGAGGCGACGGCCAGGAACGATGACGCCCTGCTCAGCCGGTATCCCGACCTGCTGGATGAGGAGTACGGCCTCTACTTCAAGGTGGCCCGTTTGTTCTCGAAGGTCATCGGTAACCCGACCCTGGTTCGCGAGCTGACCCGTGTGGGTATGCGATCCCGTCCCCTCATGGAGTGGGCACTGCGGATCATGGCCAACCTGTTGCGTGATGAAGAGCGGGGAACCGCCGAAGCGGCCTACTCAGCCATCGCTGGCGTGGTCCGCCTCGTGCCGGATCGACTAGTCGACGCCTGA
- the pgi gene encoding glucose-6-phosphate isomerase codes for MSHPFDDGLPLGGPPHAASAWTELEDHAKSEFPHLRDLFADDPSRDIRMGFECADLWIDLSHQNVTDETMGFLVDLATQRQVVGTLQRTLIGDTVNSTEGRPAVHGAMRSPQAVAQGLAEVETGRATFDRMAALASEIRDGEARGATGRTVEAVVHLGIGGSHLGPALAVDALRHLTHPGVEVRFSSGIDPDDLNEALTGLDPETTLVVACSKSFTTLETLTALDAAMAWLSNGIGEAAIDHVIGVTAEPERARSLGLPEERILEVPLGVGGRFSLGSAVGFPVMVAIGPEAFHEVLEGMHVIDVLSAAEPPEENAAVQLALVDVWNRCFLRRGSLAIVPYAHRLRLFPAHVQQVSMESLGKSVCQNSDDPETATGPVVWGAPGTDAQHAFFQLLHQGTDVVPVDLIAVARPLTDDDRSVHGQDLLVANLMAQADALAFGRTPDEVRAEGVPEDLVAHQMFPGNRPSTTILMPELSPSTLGQLIALYENRTIAMAALLGLNSFDQWGVELGKELATRIGDRLTNRDGTQDPSATEFLRRYRSLREG; via the coding sequence GTGAGCCACCCCTTCGACGATGGACTTCCCCTCGGTGGGCCGCCCCACGCCGCCTCGGCCTGGACGGAGCTCGAGGACCACGCCAAGTCGGAGTTCCCCCACCTCCGCGACCTGTTTGCCGATGACCCATCGCGTGACATCCGGATGGGCTTTGAGTGCGCCGACCTTTGGATTGACCTCTCCCACCAAAACGTGACCGACGAGACCATGGGGTTCCTCGTGGACTTGGCAACCCAGCGGCAGGTCGTCGGCACGCTGCAAAGGACCCTGATCGGCGACACGGTCAACTCGACGGAGGGTCGGCCAGCGGTCCACGGTGCTATGCGGAGCCCACAGGCTGTAGCCCAGGGACTCGCCGAGGTTGAGACCGGCCGGGCCACCTTTGACCGGATGGCCGCACTCGCCTCGGAGATCCGCGACGGCGAGGCTCGGGGAGCTACAGGAAGGACGGTGGAAGCGGTGGTCCACCTCGGGATCGGTGGGAGCCACCTGGGTCCGGCACTGGCCGTCGACGCCCTCCGTCACCTCACTCATCCCGGAGTGGAGGTCCGATTCTCATCGGGCATCGACCCCGACGACCTGAACGAAGCGCTGACCGGTCTGGATCCGGAGACGACCCTCGTCGTGGCCTGCTCGAAATCGTTCACCACCCTTGAGACCCTCACCGCTCTGGACGCTGCCATGGCGTGGTTGTCCAACGGGATCGGGGAGGCAGCTATCGACCACGTGATCGGTGTGACGGCGGAACCCGAACGGGCCCGCTCTCTCGGACTCCCGGAGGAACGGATCCTTGAGGTCCCCCTCGGTGTCGGAGGACGGTTCTCGCTGGGCTCGGCGGTCGGCTTTCCGGTCATGGTCGCCATCGGACCGGAGGCCTTCCATGAGGTACTCGAGGGGATGCACGTCATCGATGTCCTCTCGGCCGCCGAACCGCCGGAAGAAAACGCCGCCGTCCAGCTAGCCCTCGTCGATGTCTGGAACCGGTGCTTCCTCAGGCGCGGATCGCTGGCCATCGTCCCCTACGCCCACCGCCTGAGACTCTTCCCCGCCCATGTCCAGCAGGTCTCGATGGAAAGCCTCGGCAAGAGCGTCTGCCAGAACAGCGACGACCCGGAGACTGCCACCGGGCCGGTGGTCTGGGGCGCTCCGGGAACTGACGCCCAGCACGCCTTCTTCCAACTCCTCCACCAGGGAACCGACGTGGTCCCGGTCGACTTGATCGCCGTCGCCCGTCCGTTGACCGACGACGACCGGTCGGTTCACGGCCAGGACCTGCTGGTGGCAAACCTCATGGCCCAGGCCGACGCCTTGGCCTTTGGTCGGACGCCCGACGAGGTCAGGGCCGAAGGAGTGCCCGAGGACTTGGTCGCCCACCAGATGTTTCCGGGGAACCGTCCATCGACGACGATCCTCATGCCCGAACTTTCGCCGTCTACCCTCGGCCAACTGATCGCCCTCTACGAGAACCGTACGATCGCCATGGCCGCCCTGCTCGGCCTTAACTCGTTCGACCAGTGGGGGGTCGAACTCGGCAAGGAACTGGCCACCCGCATAGGCGATCGCCTAACCAACCGGGACGGCACCCAGGACCCGTCTGCGACGGAGTTTCTGAGGCGCTACCGCTCCCTGCGTGAGGGCTGA
- the hemL gene encoding glutamate-1-semialdehyde 2,1-aminomutase gives MDANRLLFERAVRVIPGGVNSPVRAFGSVGGTPYFVERADGPYVWDADGKRYIDYVQSYGPGILGHAHPAVLESIARAASNGTSYGAPTEAEVVLAEMVVDRIDGLESVRFVSSGTEATMSAIRLARGATGRSGIVKFAGCYHGHGDALLAAGGSGVANQGLTGCDGVTAGAVADTIVAPYNVLPDVDDTVAAVIVEPVAANMGLIAPAPGFLEGLRSACDEAGALLVFDEVITGFRLARGGAAERFGVTPDLWCFGKVIGGGLPVGAFGGRWDVMEHLAPLGGVYQGGTLSGNPLAMAAGRTTLELLDDGAFDRLAATTARLAAGLADAFTTAGLASVLPRVGSLLGIYFGDVAPSDFDEAKALAENGLYPMVFHSLLERGVALAPGAYEAMFPSLAHSDAVVDETAEVAGAAAEAVVADLS, from the coding sequence ATGGACGCCAACCGGCTCCTCTTCGAACGTGCCGTCCGGGTCATCCCGGGAGGCGTCAACTCGCCGGTCAGGGCCTTCGGTTCGGTGGGTGGCACCCCGTACTTTGTGGAGCGGGCCGACGGCCCGTACGTGTGGGACGCCGACGGGAAGCGCTACATCGACTACGTGCAGTCGTACGGCCCGGGCATCCTGGGCCACGCCCACCCGGCAGTCCTTGAGTCGATCGCCCGTGCTGCCTCCAACGGGACCTCCTACGGTGCCCCCACCGAAGCCGAAGTGGTCTTGGCCGAGATGGTGGTGGACCGCATCGACGGACTGGAGTCGGTCCGGTTTGTCTCGTCGGGTACCGAGGCCACCATGTCGGCCATCCGCCTAGCCCGGGGCGCCACTGGCCGGTCGGGCATCGTGAAGTTTGCCGGTTGTTACCACGGCCACGGCGACGCCCTACTGGCAGCCGGAGGCAGCGGCGTGGCTAACCAGGGCCTGACCGGGTGCGACGGGGTCACTGCCGGCGCGGTGGCCGACACCATCGTCGCTCCCTACAACGTGTTGCCCGATGTGGACGACACGGTGGCCGCGGTCATTGTCGAGCCGGTGGCCGCCAACATGGGCCTTATCGCGCCGGCTCCCGGGTTCCTTGAAGGTCTGCGGTCGGCTTGCGACGAGGCCGGGGCCCTGCTCGTCTTCGACGAGGTCATTACCGGGTTCCGCCTGGCTCGGGGAGGGGCGGCCGAGCGATTCGGTGTCACCCCCGACTTGTGGTGCTTCGGCAAGGTCATCGGCGGGGGCCTCCCGGTCGGAGCCTTCGGAGGCCGGTGGGACGTGATGGAGCACCTCGCGCCGCTGGGAGGCGTGTACCAGGGAGGCACCCTGTCTGGGAATCCGTTGGCTATGGCGGCAGGGAGGACCACGCTGGAACTCCTCGACGACGGAGCCTTCGATCGACTGGCCGCGACCACAGCCCGGTTGGCCGCCGGGCTGGCTGACGCGTTCACCACCGCTGGGTTGGCCTCAGTACTCCCGCGGGTGGGTTCCCTGCTCGGCATCTACTTCGGCGACGTGGCGCCGTCCGATTTCGACGAGGCGAAGGCTCTGGCCGAGAACGGCCTCTACCCGATGGTGTTTCACTCCCTCCTGGAAAGGGGCGTGGCCCTAGCTCCCGGGGCCTATGAGGCGATGTTTCCCAGCCTCGCCCACTCTGATGCCGTGGTGGACGAGACGGCGGAGGTGGCGGGGGCAGCTGCCGAGGCGGTAGTCGCCGACCTGTCTTGA
- the hemB gene encoding porphobilinogen synthase has translation MTFPVSRPRRLRRTAALRRLVAETRLSVDDLVAPLFVREGINEPQPVASLPGVFQHTRASLRAEVSALHDLGVPGVILFGIPERKDAVGSEAWNPDGIVQVALRDLRDDLGDDMVLLADLCVDEYTDHGHCGVLDGHGSVDNDATLELYARAAVAQADAGVDVTAPSGMMDGQVGAIRTALDDAGHHQTAILAYAAKYASALYGPFRDAVDVEIVGGEDRRGYQQDPPNAREAMVEVGADLEEGADMVMVKPALAYLDVITDVRASVDVPLAAYHVSGEYAMVAAAAANGWLDGDAVGMEHLLAIRRAGADFILTYLAGRAAEILQG, from the coding sequence GTGACCTTCCCCGTCTCGCGCCCCCGTCGCCTGCGCCGAACCGCTGCCCTCCGCCGCCTAGTGGCCGAGACCCGCCTCTCAGTCGATGACCTTGTGGCCCCCCTGTTCGTCCGGGAGGGCATCAACGAGCCCCAGCCGGTGGCTTCGCTGCCCGGGGTGTTTCAGCACACCCGGGCCAGCCTGCGGGCTGAGGTATCCGCCCTGCACGACCTCGGCGTCCCGGGCGTCATCCTCTTCGGGATCCCCGAGCGAAAGGACGCCGTGGGCTCCGAGGCCTGGAACCCCGACGGGATCGTCCAGGTCGCCCTCCGGGACCTTCGAGACGACCTTGGCGACGACATGGTTCTCCTAGCTGATCTGTGCGTCGACGAGTACACCGACCACGGCCACTGCGGGGTCCTGGACGGCCATGGTTCGGTGGACAACGACGCCACGCTCGAGCTCTACGCACGGGCCGCGGTGGCCCAGGCCGACGCCGGGGTCGACGTGACTGCCCCGTCCGGGATGATGGATGGCCAGGTCGGGGCCATCCGGACCGCCCTGGACGACGCCGGCCACCACCAGACGGCGATCCTGGCCTACGCCGCCAAGTACGCCTCGGCCCTCTACGGACCGTTCCGAGACGCCGTCGACGTCGAGATCGTCGGGGGAGAGGACCGACGTGGCTACCAGCAGGACCCGCCCAACGCCCGGGAGGCCATGGTCGAGGTGGGTGCCGACCTGGAGGAAGGCGCCGACATGGTCATGGTGAAGCCGGCACTGGCCTACCTGGACGTCATCACCGACGTCCGGGCTTCGGTCGACGTGCCGTTGGCCGCTTACCACGTGAGCGGCGAGTACGCCATGGTGGCCGCGGCGGCCGCCAACGGCTGGTTGGATGGCGACGCGGTGGGCATGGAGCACCTCCTGGCCATCCGCCGGGCGGGGGCCGACTTCATTCTGACCTACCTGGCTGGCCGGGCCGCCGAGATCCTGCAGGGCTGA
- a CDS encoding uroporphyrinogen-III synthase produces the protein MSQLIGRTVVVTRATDQAGSLSTALADHGAKVVELPVVSIEESADGGEALSAALARADRYDWIVVTSPNGARRVADGLARPTMARLAAIGPKTAQPLLEAGHPVDLIPDRAVAEGLLEAFPPSDGTGRVLLARAETARHVLPDGLRDAGWEVDVVVAYRNVVPDVDPEIREQARSADLVTFTAQSTVRRYHDLAGGPTPATAACIGPISAAVARQLGFTVVEAEPHSVAGLVDSVLAWAAASSPPG, from the coding sequence ATGAGTCAGCTAATCGGTCGCACGGTGGTCGTGACCCGGGCCACCGACCAGGCAGGCAGCCTGTCGACAGCGCTGGCTGACCACGGGGCCAAGGTGGTCGAGTTGCCGGTGGTTTCCATCGAGGAGTCGGCGGACGGTGGGGAGGCCCTATCAGCCGCCCTGGCCCGGGCCGATCGCTACGACTGGATCGTCGTGACCTCACCCAACGGGGCCCGGAGAGTGGCCGACGGGTTGGCCAGGCCGACCATGGCCCGCCTGGCCGCCATCGGACCCAAGACTGCCCAACCGCTGTTGGAGGCCGGACACCCGGTCGACCTGATCCCCGACCGGGCGGTGGCCGAGGGTCTGCTGGAAGCCTTCCCCCCATCCGACGGAACCGGACGCGTCCTGTTGGCTCGGGCCGAGACGGCCCGCCACGTCCTGCCCGACGGGCTCCGGGACGCTGGATGGGAGGTCGACGTCGTGGTCGCCTATCGGAACGTGGTCCCGGATGTGGACCCGGAGATACGCGAACAGGCCCGGTCAGCCGACCTGGTCACCTTCACCGCCCAGTCGACCGTCCGCAGGTACCACGATCTTGCCGGCGGCCCGACGCCTGCTACCGCGGCCTGCATCGGCCCGATCAGCGCCGCCGTCGCACGGCAGCTTGGGTTCACGGTCGTCGAGGCCGAACCCCACTCGGTGGCCGGGCTGGTGGACTCCGTGCTGGCCTGGGCTGCTGCCTCGTCGCCTCCGGGCTGA